One Bacteroidales bacterium genomic window carries:
- a CDS encoding DUF4846 domain-containing protein, which yields MFAASCNSQSSDNKTKANDSSTVETNIIKKIEPQETAKYSNVKSIPVPAGYKRIEIVPGSFGDYLRNTELKTEDNKVYLHNGELKWNQSAQFAVLKIDVGTRDLQQCADAVMRLRAEFLYGQKQYNKIHFNFLSDGKPRYFNDYAKGDLSHKKFRKYMDYIFSYANTSSLKNELKKVNSSDDIQIGDVFIQKGKPYGHAITVMDIAKNKSGEIIFLLSQSYMPAQDIHILKNPENEAFSPWYKAKKSGNLYTPEWTFTFNDLMRF from the coding sequence ATGTTTGCTGCTTCATGCAACTCACAAAGCTCTGATAATAAGACAAAGGCAAATGATTCTTCAACAGTTGAAACAAATATCATCAAAAAAATTGAACCACAGGAGACAGCAAAATATTCCAATGTAAAATCAATTCCGGTTCCCGCCGGTTATAAAAGAATTGAAATTGTACCCGGCTCATTCGGTGATTATTTAAGAAATACGGAATTAAAAACCGAAGACAATAAAGTGTATTTACACAACGGAGAATTAAAATGGAATCAATCGGCACAATTTGCTGTTTTAAAAATTGATGTAGGCACAAGAGACCTGCAACAATGTGCAGATGCTGTTATGCGATTGAGAGCTGAATTCCTGTACGGGCAAAAGCAATACAATAAAATACATTTTAATTTTTTATCTGACGGAAAGCCGAGATATTTCAATGATTATGCAAAAGGAGACTTATCACATAAAAAGTTCAGGAAATATATGGATTATATTTTTTCTTATGCTAATACCTCATCTTTAAAAAATGAACTTAAAAAAGTAAATTCAAGTGATGATATTCAAATCGGAGATGTTTTTATTCAAAAAGGAAAACCATACGGGCATGCGATTACAGTAATGGATATTGCAAAGAACAAATCGGGTGAAATAATTTTTTTACTGTCGCAAAGTTATATGCCGGCTCAGGATATTCATATTTTAAAAAATCCTGAAAATGAAGCATTTTCACCATGGTACAAAGCAAAAAAGTCCGGAAATCTTTATACTCCCGAATGGACATTCACTTTTAATGATCTTATGAGATTTTAA
- a CDS encoding tetratricopeptide repeat protein — MKKCLIVILFLFITSNLMSQNKSEIDSLKALLKDSKEDTTTVIFLNKIAYSFYHFDPDSTFKYANKALFISSKINYYLGKIKAYRMIGLAYSGKSEYDQALKYLFLSLKEAERTKNLKYISIVYISIGIVYRKKSEYDEALKYYLKSLEISELKKDSLHISFALNNIGIIYMALEDYDKAIEYYTESLYINKKTGNRKSVPYTLANIGLIYKEKNELDKSIAFLKEALTIFEEYNFKNEIGNANANLGEIYLLQKKYQEAFNSIQTANKIYSETGDKAGRAETFLILGNIYLNQKKYGAAESALSLGMEICKEIGYKEYIIDSYLYLSKLDSARNNYKSALDYYKKYSQLKDSVFSKEKNKAISEIQGKYNLAETERENIVLRKDKQINEIKIKRQKLLNYSVGSVLILMLFVVFLIIYSYKKLKNANQLLKSKNEEISSQNISLEEYKEKIESQYEEIRNQNEKLEIYKNELETLVDERTTELNKALVSAKESDRLKTEFLENLSHEVRTPMNAISGFSSIIAKDKFNFKPEYLYGIHKGMDDLVNTIDRLVIFSRFQLEQYEINIENIKLEDYFDEIKQMIFNRKSFLKKEDINIEFDIDYKNLPELFVCDKFVLNSIIKELIENAFKFTEKGTITVEVNGIDTGSLCIKVKDTGVGIKEDVISHVYDFMRKFDKENVLYRGMGVGLALVNRAVELLSGEIKIDSVYKEGAELTIIIPEVRIN; from the coding sequence ATGAAAAAATGCTTAATTGTCATATTATTCCTTTTTATTACTTCAAATCTGATGAGTCAAAATAAATCAGAGATTGACAGTCTTAAAGCATTATTGAAAGATTCTAAAGAGGACACAACAACTGTTATATTTTTAAATAAAATTGCATATTCTTTCTACCATTTTGATCCCGACAGTACATTTAAGTATGCAAACAAAGCTTTATTTATCAGCAGCAAAATAAATTATTATTTAGGTAAAATTAAAGCATACAGAATGATAGGGCTTGCTTATTCCGGAAAATCTGAGTATGATCAAGCTTTGAAATATCTGTTTCTGTCGTTAAAAGAAGCTGAAAGAACCAAAAATCTTAAATATATCAGTATTGTATATATCAGTATCGGTATTGTTTACAGAAAAAAATCAGAATATGATGAGGCATTGAAGTATTATCTCAAATCGCTTGAAATAAGCGAATTAAAGAAAGACTCTTTGCATATTTCCTTTGCATTAAACAATATTGGAATTATATATATGGCTCTCGAAGATTATGATAAAGCAATTGAATATTACACAGAATCTCTGTATATTAATAAAAAAACAGGAAACAGAAAAAGTGTGCCTTATACTCTTGCAAATATCGGATTGATATATAAAGAAAAAAATGAATTAGATAAATCAATTGCCTTTTTAAAAGAAGCCTTAACTATTTTTGAAGAATATAATTTTAAAAATGAGATTGGAAATGCCAATGCTAATTTAGGCGAAATATATTTACTGCAAAAAAAATATCAAGAAGCTTTTAACAGTATTCAGACAGCAAATAAAATTTATTCGGAAACGGGTGATAAAGCCGGCAGAGCCGAAACTTTTTTAATTTTAGGGAATATATATTTAAATCAAAAAAAGTATGGTGCTGCAGAATCAGCTTTATCTCTCGGTATGGAAATTTGTAAAGAAATAGGATATAAAGAATATATAATTGACAGTTATTTGTATTTATCAAAATTAGATTCGGCAAGAAACAATTATAAAAGTGCTTTGGATTATTATAAAAAATATTCTCAATTAAAAGACAGCGTATTCAGTAAAGAAAAAAATAAAGCAATCTCTGAAATTCAGGGAAAATATAACTTGGCGGAAACTGAAAGGGAAAATATTGTTTTGAGAAAAGATAAACAAATTAATGAAATAAAAATAAAGAGACAAAAACTTTTGAACTATTCTGTCGGCTCTGTGTTGATATTAATGCTTTTTGTTGTTTTTCTGATTATTTATTCTTATAAAAAACTTAAAAATGCTAATCAATTATTAAAAAGTAAGAATGAAGAGATTAGTTCGCAAAATATTTCATTAGAAGAATATAAAGAAAAGATTGAATCTCAATATGAAGAAATCAGAAATCAAAACGAAAAATTAGAGATTTATAAAAATGAGCTTGAAACATTAGTTGATGAAAGAACAACAGAACTCAATAAAGCATTGGTTTCTGCTAAAGAAAGTGATCGTTTAAAAACAGAGTTTCTCGAAAACTTGTCTCATGAGGTAAGAACACCGATGAATGCAATTTCCGGATTTTCATCAATTATAGCAAAAGATAAATTCAACTTTAAACCTGAATATCTTTACGGAATACATAAAGGAATGGACGATCTGGTAAACACAATTGACAGACTTGTTATTTTTTCAAGGTTTCAGTTGGAACAATATGAGATTAATATTGAAAACATCAAACTTGAAGATTATTTTGATGAAATAAAACAAATGATTTTTAACAGAAAAAGTTTTTTAAAAAAGGAAGACATCAATATTGAGTTTGACATTGATTATAAGAATTTACCTGAATTATTTGTATGTGACAAATTTGTATTAAACAGCATAATTAAAGAACTTATTGAAAACGCATTTAAATTTACCGAAAAAGGAACAATAACTGTTGAGGTTAATGGAATTGATACCGGCAGCTTGTGTATAAAAGTGAAAGATACCGGTGTCGGTATAAAAGAAGATGTGATTTCTCATGTATATGATTTCATGCGAAAATTTGATAAAGAAAATGTTTTATATAGGGGGATGGGTGTTGGTTTAGCACTTGTAAACAGAGCAGTTGAATTATTGTCAGGAGAAATTAAAATTGATTCTGTTTATAAAGAAGGAGCAGAATTGACTATTATTATTCCGGAAGTAAGAATAAATTAA